DNA from Fusarium verticillioides 7600 chromosome 4, whole genome shotgun sequence:
TTTCAACACTACCAACACGGGTTATATCGGTCGGAAACGACAAGGTATCTCCCAGGCTCGTAATTACTGAGCCCAATCAGCAAGCCCACTATGCGGCTCTGAGCCACTGCTGGGGAGGGAAAACGCCTACAATGACCACTTTATCCAATCTAGAAACGTACACTGTTTCGCTCCCTGAAGATCTTCCACAAACGTTTCAAGATGCTTTGAACGTGGCCCGGGCATTGGAAATCCCCTACATATGGATTGACTCCTTATGTATTGTTCAGGATTCTCCAGAGGACTGGAAGCACGAAGCCTCGCTGATGGCTCAGGTATATGCCAACGCCCATGTGACCATTTTTGCCGATGCCGCACCAGACAGTACATCCGGCTTCCTGTCGCCACCATTCCGAAAGGCCCCGCAAAGGTTCGTTGTGCAATGCAAAAATGACCAGTCCAGCTCGAGTGGCGTACATATCCGAGAGCGTGGGTTCTTAGCCCAGCAACTTCCGTTTCATTCATGGAGTAGAAGAAGTGGCTTAGGTCAAAGCAAGCTATCAACGAGAGGTTGGGTTTTCCAGGAACGCTTACTGTCACCGCGAACCCTCCACTTTTCGCAGAATGAAATGGCTTGGGAATGCAGATCTGTGTGTGAGTGCGAATGCTCAGCGACATCTCTGAGGACTCTCCGCACTACCAGCGTGATGAAgcattttcttcatcctcaagatccCGATGTTTCTTCGGCTGAGGCGAATTGGAGATCCGAAATCGTCCCGGCATATACTGAGCTGGACCTTACCTTTGCGAGTGATCGACTCCCCGCAATTCAAGGCCTGGCTAACGCTGCTCAAAGGCTCAGAAGTAATGATGAGTATGTTTCTGGTCTTTGGCGACAAACAATGAAGGCAGACCTTTTGTGGCATAAAAATGCAGGCGATGGTAATAGTCACAGAATTAAGGATGGGGGTGCTCCAACTTGGTCGTGGGCATCTGTCACTGGACCAATTTACTATTCAGACAGAATCACACCCAGTGACTCGAATTTGCAGATTCTGGACATCATAGCCAGCGAGGAGAAACCTCCGATGCTGGTTATCCGTGGCCATCTCGTCAATGTGAAACTAGATGATCCTTATAGCGACACTGTGTCTCTGGGCCCCGATGACGACCTAAGAGTGGAATGGGATTGTGGCGGGGGTAAAACCAAGTCAAACAAAGTATCCCGATATTTCTTGGTATTtgaggcagatgatggagggCCATTTGGCCTATTACTCAATCTCAACCGAAACGATCCAACGGAGCAGCAATTTCGAAGAGTCGGATATGTCCACGGGCATAGCATCTCAAAGTGGCGTCGCTCGTGGGGTAGTGGTGGTTGGGCGTTTAGTCCGAGCGAGGCGTCTGACACCTCAGGTGGAATTTGGGAGGATGCCGGTAAGGAGGGGGCCAGAGagtgggttgatgagatattCAAGGGCGAACCTGTAACCTTCAGATTGATCTAGTGGTTACAAGCCAATGCAAGATCTGCAATTCTCCTCAATTGTTACAGGTCCGATCTAGATTGGTTTCTGCAACAGGACACTGGCTCCCAAGAACTGAAAGCTTTTTGGACAAATACAGCCGTATTGTGAGTGCTAATGGGAAGATAATATACACCAAAATGGGTAGAGGAATTCATTTTGGCACATGTGAAAAACGAGGCCTGTTTGTTGAGTTTCAGAATTGGAGAAAAAAGATCAGCTGAAACCCGGTGTTCTCAACATTCTGTTGAGCAAGATACATAGGGATAGACCCTGTTCGAGTTGGTGACATCTCCATCTGCCGACATACTCGTATAAAATCCCTGAAACGCGGCTTGCATCCGGTAGGCAATATTTCTTCCTAACGATGTCTCATGAGAATCACCAAACTTTGATTTGATACAACACGTGGCTCACCGACTGGAACTTTCTGCCTCGAGTCATCCGATTGGGTAGAGAATGCTAGCTTACAGGACCCTATCCCCTTGGGCTGAAATGCATTGCTACGGTTACTTCCAAGAGGCATTGAATCCTCAACCGATTGATTGTCATTGGTGAGAGTGAAACATGTTCATGCGTTATGCGGTTCCGCGCCCGGTTACCCCGGACTTTTGCGGCCGCTACCCCGCACGTTTAGAGCGGCCTGATGAATGGCCTGATCCGTGAAGTCAGACCACTGCCGATCCGTTAGAAGCTGTATAAAAGGTGATGTCAAGGACATCTCATTCCTCTTCTAAAACCATTAATTGACCTCTCAAAACACCATTGTTCCATATCTATACTCAAATATCGAGAATGAAGGCCCTCGTCTACGCCGGTAATGGCTCCGTTACCCTCCAAGATCGTCCTCTCCCCAAGATCGCTTCACCAACAGATGCAatcatcaaagtcaccaagaccaccatcTGCGGAACTGATCTGCACATCCGAAAAGGAGATGTCGCTACCTGCGAGCCAGGAAGAGTTCTAGGCCACGAAGGCGTGGGCATCGTCCATTCCGCAGGTGCATCTGTCGCACGCTTCAAAGAGGGTGATAGAGTTCTAATTTCTTGCATCTCAAGCTGCGCGACCTGCGAGTACTGCCGCAGGGGAATGTATAGCCATTGTACTTCTGGAGGTTGGATTCTTGGCAACACCATCGATGGAACTCAAGCTGAATATGTCCGCATTCCCCATGCTGACTCGAGTCTCCACCCTATTCCCGATGGGGCAGATGAGGCTGCTTTGGTGATGGTCAGCGACATTTTCCCAACTggtcttgaagttggtgttCTCAGTGGCAAAGTCCAACCTGGAGGGACTGTAGTAGTTGTCGGCGCTGGACCGGTTGGCTTGGCTGCTATTGTCACTGCCCAGCTATACTCACCATCCAAGATCATTGCGGTCGATATGGACAATGCCAgacttgatgttgccaagaagctcggcgcAACTGATTCGGTCGTCAGCGGTCAAGACGCTGTTGCCCAAGTGATGAAATTGACAGATGGGAAAGGTTGCGATACCGTcattgaggctgttggtatcCCCGCTACTTTTGAGCTCTGTCAAAAGCTCATCGCCGTTGGGGGCGTGTTGGCAAACGTTGGTGTGCATGGTACCAAAGTGGACCTCCACCTTCAGGACCTatggatcaagaacatcTGTAAGTGGCTTGGCTGTCCGATCTACCGTTTGAAAGGGCACTAATGCAAGTGTCTCAGCGATCACTACTCAGCTTGTGGATACTGTTACTACCcccatgcttctcaagctaGTGCAATCTGGCAAACTGCAACCCTCGCAGCTGATCACTCATAGTAAGTTCTCTAGCTTAAGTCTGAAGCATCCGTACTGACGGTTCCCGTTTAGATTTCAAGCTGAgcgatgttgagaatgctTACAAGACATTTGGCGAGGCATCAAAGCATAACGCTCTGAAAGTGCTTATTGAGGTAGATTAAATAGAGATTCTAGAGAACACACATGGCCATTATTCTAAGTTTCACTTCCATCGAATAAAGAGTGGTTGTCAAAGACTAAGCCCACTTTCCAACCAGAGCCATAATTCCAGCACCCAGGAAGAGGCAGACGATCATAAATCCCAGCCTGACCTTGTCGTTCGTTCTCTCACGATTGAAGAGAAAGTCCCTAGCAATCATCTCCACAAATCCAGTATAAATGAGAATGCCAGCAGAAATAGAGTCAAAGATACCGTTGACCGTGTTTGCAGTGAAGGATGAGTTATCGTACGTCTTTCGGATACCGAGACCAATTGCAATGGCAATAGGTGTTGTCAGACCGTAAGCGAGACAGAGGAGCCAGGGCATACTGCGAAGTCGGTTGGGGAAAGGGATGGCACTAAGTCTGGCGCCGATACCAAGGCCTTCGAAGGATTGGTGGAAAACAAGGACAGGGAACAAGGTGTCGAAGTCGGATGTATCCGCGACACCCAAGTTCAGACCGATGAAGACACTGTGAAATAAGACACCGAATTCGAGAATGAGGAAGGCTGCGATTTGTGTCTTGAAGGCAAGCTCGGTTTCTTCAGAATCGCCATCAAGGTGTTGGAGCTCCTTGAAATCTGCATAGCCACCACGAAGCTTCTCTGACGTAGCCGCTTCTGTATCGTGCTCGCCATTGATCACGAGCCTTCTCGAGTTCGAGCCGTCGTCAGAGTGGTGCTGGTGTCCATCTGCGCCGGAGGTAGTAATAGTTTCCTCGACACCAGTATCATTATGCTGGAGCCCATAGCGAGATTGGACGTAGTAATCGGCAGAAAAGTCGAACAAGAAAGTGAACATCGCCGCTGAGAGAGCAATAGCCGGTGGCCAAGAGTACGTCGACCAACCACCAGTCATACCAACACAAGATGCTGGTCCGATCTCTGAATAAGCAGGATCGAGCAGGTGGACAAATGCAGTTGCAATGATGACACCGGAGCCGAAGTATCGCGCAAAGAGGTAGACGTAGAGCGGGATCTTGAGCCGAGGGATTCGCGTCGCCACGACTGGGAAGAAAGTGACTGCGGTTGAGACGACGAGAATGACGAATAGTGAGCCAATTCTGATACCCAGAGGGCCATCGTATTGGTTTCCAGCCGTCGTCAGGAAGCAGGTGATGAGACCCTGATCAGTGACGGACTGGAACTCAGTGAGGTTAACCCTCTCAGGGTCAAAGTTGGTAGGTCCAGACATTATCGcaatcttgacaaagtcCAAAAGAATAAAGATAAGCGAATGAAGGAACCTAAGCTTAATCAATGAATGGCGGGAATGCGAAATACAGCATTGCAGCCGAGGGGTTCGAAGTATATATAGCCCATCCTGCTTAACAATTAGACTTTTTCAAATACGCAACCTCTCAAGCAAAAGATCTCTGGTAGACAAGCCGATATTGCCGGTGACTTGCCGTTTTGCCGTGTTTCTCGGAGGAATAGAGCAATTTGTAGAAAGGGCTGTCGTGATTTAAATACTCGTGAACCTTGATGGTTATGAGCTAAGAAGGGTTTAGTTATTTTAGACTCCGTATTGGGTTGTCAAATCGGATCTCGGCACGCATTGTCTAACCAAGGACATGCTAACGGGAATAACAGTTGAGAATTTTATTGAGTGATTATTCGAGGACCTTGTTGGCTTCTCAGTAAAATGAGTGTATGTTCAAGATATCATAGTAGTTGAACGTATATAAAATGGAAAATCAGAACCTTGGGCCAAGGGGGCCGAAAATGGTCATCCGTAAAATCgaaccttgatgataagTGACGTATCAGTATCAAGACATGATTGCCTACCAAATATCATTTCACTCCATATGATGGTCTGTAAAGGCTTCTCATACAATAAGGCCTTGCGTTTGTTCTCGGAATCAATGCTCAACAAGTCGAAACTTGACATCAAAACAAGAATCAAAAGCCGAATTAAATGAAACTGTAGATATTCAAGCTCCGCACTTTAAGCGTCAAATTTGATCGATGATGCGAGGTGCATAGTTCATGTCCTAGTCTAACTCATATGCATAACGTTCATGATCAACGCCATATGTTACCCTAGCATCGGGTCTGCAGTGTCACTTGTAATGAGCCTCATTATTGGGATTGAGCTGATTGAGTTTGCGCAGCCCCAGGAGGTTTAGTATCCATAACTCGGCTGGCACCTCTGCCAAAGGGGGTATAGCGCCCTTCGATGGCCTGACAAAGCCAATGAACCACGACTTCGAAGGGTTCGTCTTGCTCCAGATACTTCTCACATATGATAAGGGTGCTTATCTTCATGCGTGTGTAGAAGTAGGAATTTTTGCTTATACACAATACACACAACCTTCTTGGATGCGACACCTTTTACGAAAGAATAACATATTATCCGTACTTTGGGATGATATTTGTCTATTACAAAATGCTGATCGTCCACAGCTCTTTTTGCACCTTGGTTGCCAAGCTTTTGGCTATTAATATTGTATCCACTGCTTGCAAACTAtgatcaaggtcaacagCCCCCTGATGGGCTCTCCTCTCCGATAAACCCCCAAAAATAGGCCTCATCGAGTAGATGGATCGGATGAACTGACTTGCTATCcatctcttctgcttctctCTCAGAAGACTTGGCTGGTTCCAATTACTACTCATGGATATGTCGATGACGTAGGATAAGATGCTTATTGCatgaacttggccatgaaGTCTAACGTGTCGCGAGTGATCAAGTTTGGACACGTACTGATCGCTTGCTTTGAACCGCATatatccttcatcatcgacaggtAAATCATGATAGCTGGGGTATATGATGTTGGGGCTCCCCGTTGAGAGTATATCAGTAGGGTAGTTACAGTTGCCTAGGTAGAATGGGATGCTGAGACACATAGAATCAACAAGCTCTTGGACTCTGTGCTGGTTTGAAGTCCAGAACATTGTATGGTCTGGAATGCTGTTCTCGCCATTGGGATTCTGAGCTgcagatggtgttgaggacTGAAAAAGTTGGTCCTTGATGTTTTCGAGAATGAGACAGTAGATACGCCAAGCATTCCAGATATTCGCAACTTGTATGCTCGGATATATATCGCAGGCGCCATGGTATGAAGGAACTGACGAATCGAAATCGATACCGCTTTTCATCCGTCGTGGATACCAACTCGTTGGTATTCGTTTCAACCAGGTCCG
Protein-coding regions in this window:
- a CDS encoding alcohol dehydrogenase is translated as MKALVYAGNGSVTLQDRPLPKIASPTDAIIKVTKTTICGTDLHIRKGDVATCEPGRVLGHEGVGIVHSAGASVARFKEGDRVLISCISSCATCEYCRRGMYSHCTSGGWILGNTIDGTQAEYVRIPHADSSLHPIPDGADEAALVMVSDIFPTGLEVGVLSGKVQPGGTVVVVGAGPVGLAAIVTAQLYSPSKIIAVDMDNARLDVAKKLGATDSVVSGQDAVAQVMKLTDGKGCDTVIEAVGIPATFELCQKLIAVGGVLANVGVHGTKVDLHLQDLWIKNISITTQLVDTVTTPMLLKLVQSGKLQPSQLITHNFKLSDVENAYKTFGEASKHNALKVLIEVD